Part of the Bacteroidota bacterium genome, TAACTTTTTTAAGCCGCCTAATAACCTTTTCCGTTTTTCTATAAAAAACATCCAGCAACGCAGGAAGTTCATCAAGATGCCTGTTTTCTCCAGCATTTTCTTCTACTATTTTTAAAACCTCTGCCATATCCTTAATACCCATATGGGAAAAGGATGGCCTCATTTTGTGCGCAAGCATACTAACTTGCTCCCATTGGTTTTCCTTGGTTGCAGTTTTAATTTTTTCTATTGTATCCGGAGTGTTTTCAATAAAAAGTTCTATGATTTTTTTGAAAAAAACTGCATCCCCCTTGGTGATTTTTTTTAATTCACTCAAATCGTATAATTCATGCTCGCTGATAGTATCCTTTCCTAATTCAGCTTTGCCTGTATTTCTATTCTTTTGTTTATTCTCTAATACTAAATTAATTTTCTCTATTAAATTAATTTCATTGACTGGTCTTAACAAATATGCATTAATACCCCTTAAAATATAAGCCTGTACTTCTTGAACAGATGCATTTTTTGCAATTACAATTACTGGTAAATCCACTTCTGTTTGATCTCCCCTTAATTCTTTTACCCATTCCTCAACATGCCTATCAATCATTTCAAAATCCAGCAATATCAAATCAAAATTATTTGCCCTAACTAAATTTTTAGCTTCCCAATTGCTACTCGCTTCATCTACCGATGCATTATTCTGTTGAAGGATTGCGCTTAACAAAAACCTGTTAAAAGTATCAGAATCAACAACAAGAACTTTTATCCTGCTAAGTTCAGATTCGATTTGTTTTGGGTATTCCTTTGAACTAAAATTCTCTTTTTCCGGATTTTCTTTTTTATTTTGACTACCTAATGCTTCAAATTTTAATTCTTTCCTTGTGTTTTTCAGACTAAATAAAATAACAGTTACAGCTATAGAAAAAAAAGCCATTCCGCTAATGGCCTTAATAACCTGAGTCAGTGTAGGGCTTAAAAGTGAACTTATACAAGCCATTATTGCCATGGCCAGAAAAAGGCCCGGAACGACCAAAAAAATTAGTGGAATTGATTTTTTCATATCTTCCAGGTTTCTATTTATGTGCCACATAAATAGTCCAAGGTTTTACGGGTTATATATTTCATGTTACCAATTGTTGGATTTCCCGAGCTTTTTTTAGGGGATTTTTTTACCCGTTTTTCAAAAAATATTCAACAATTACATTGTATTTAAAGAATATTTTTCTTGGCATTGTTTTTTCACTCGGTAATAATATATTACATCCTTAAAACAATGAAACTTCAGCTCCCAAACAAGGAAACCATTCGTTCGGTAACAAACCCCAGGGTAAATGCTATAATTGATAAGAGAATAGAAGAAAACATAAGGAAATATACCTATCAGGGAAAATATGAAATAACTCAAAGAATTGAAGAACTCGAACAGGAATGGAACATAGAAAGGGTATTACTTTTGAATACCGCTTCAATTGCATTGGTCGGTATTTTGTTTTCTTTTAAAAATAAAAATTGGCTTTTTTTCTCTGGTACAATTTTATCTTTTTTGATCATGCAGGCCTTAAAAGGCTCATCACCCCCTATTCCTTTATTAAGAAGACTGGGATTTAGAACTGCCAAGGAAATTGAATGTGAAATTTTCGCAATGAAATTCTTAAAAGGAGATTTTGTCGATTTTGAATCAGAAGGAAAACGAGATGCTAATTTGGCCATTAAGGAAG contains:
- a CDS encoding response regulator, translating into MKKSIPLIFLVVPGLFLAMAIMACISSLLSPTLTQVIKAISGMAFFSIAVTVILFSLKNTRKELKFEALGSQNKKENPEKENFSSKEYPKQIESELSRIKVLVVDSDTFNRFLLSAILQQNNASVDEASSNWEAKNLVRANNFDLILLDFEMIDRHVEEWVKELRGDQTEVDLPVIVIAKNASVQEVQAYILRGINAYLLRPVNEINLIEKINLVLENKQKNRNTGKAELGKDTISEHELYDLSELKKITKGDAVFFKKIIELFIENTPDTIEKIKTATKENQWEQVSMLAHKMRPSFSHMGIKDMAEVLKIVEENAGENRHLDELPALLDVFYRKTEKVIRRLKKVID